In one window of Juglans regia cultivar Chandler chromosome 3, Walnut 2.0, whole genome shotgun sequence DNA:
- the LOC108994927 gene encoding uncharacterized protein LOC108994927 isoform X3: protein MRTLPSSTSKIIFDKLVVPPKECLLLRPETCSLLRSQKVVNFGLLHLISVRHKAAHPVVTSLSSKTQADLETAETQSQETCQSKTVHVRFQLQKRCIFGEQFLVVGDDSMFGLWDPASAIPLNWSDGHMWTVELDIPAGKAVKFKFILKEITGNIVWQPGPDRIFQTWETENMVTVCEDWDNAEFQKIIEEEQLADPNEHSMVDSEMMIVSENFSHPKEEVVSHVNQGSAIAYGDTAPDQKPIIEPHKEKFIADNITLPQEKPKAIVADNISYSNENPKVSASSKMFGAIVSDPKEESTAIPNEVAIIAEELLGNNGSVLTVENPGSTHIEGNLINHGDPVLVPGLTPLSKVPNEEASTDESEKTIAFDASVGAYEAKDDFVPELVEKQEPDGEAPQRAPSKIFNDEEEKLETEFEQKLHLPKREEQSYSEQINDDVLQNDMQWGRKTLQKFLTNLGLL, encoded by the exons ATGAGAACCCTACCGAGTTCAACCTCCAAGATCATCTTTGACAAGTTGGTTGTTCCACCCAAAGAGTGTCTTCTTCTTAGGCCCGAAACTTGTTCCCTGCTGCGGTCGCAGAAAGTTGTCAATTTTGGGTTATTGCATTTGATATCTGTGCGCCACAAGGCCGCACACCCGGTGGTCACTTCTCTCTCCTCGAAAACCCAG GCAGACTTGGAAACTGCAGAAACTCAGAGTCAAGAAACTT GTCAATCAAAGACTGTTCATGTAAGATTTCAGTTACAGAAACGGTGTATATTTGGTGAGCAATTTCTCGTAGTAGGGGATGATTCTATGTTCGGCCTATGGGACCCTGCAAGTGCAATTCCGTTGAATTGGTCAGATGGTCATATGTGGACTGTTGAGCTG GATATACCTGCTGGAAAAGCAGTCAAGTTCAAGTTTATACTAAAAGAAATCACTGGGAATATCGTGTGGCAACCTGGTCCCGATCGAATTTTTCAGACATGGGAAACTGAGAATATGGTCACTGTTTGTGAGGATTGGGACAATGCTGAGTTTCAGAAGATAATAGAGGAAGAGCAATTAGCTGACCCAAATGAACACTCAATGGTTGACTCGGAAATGATGATTGTTTCTGAGAACTTCAGTCATCCAAAAGAGGAAGTGGTATCTCATGTGAACCAGGGATCTGCCATTGCATACGGCGATACAGCTCCAGATCAAAAACCAATTATAGAACCACACAAGGAAAAATTCATTGCCGATAACATTACTCTTCCACAAGAGAAGCCCAAAGCTATTGTTGCAGATAATATAAGCTACTCAAATGAGAACCCCAAAGTGAGTGCTAGTAGCAAAATGTTTGGTGCAATAGTTAGTGACCCAAAAGAGGAATCTACAGCTATCCCAAACGAGGTTGCAATAATAGCAGAGGAGCTTCTTGGAAATAATGGCAGTGTTTTGACAGTCGAAAACCCGGGAAGCACACACATTGAAGGAAATCTGATTAATCATGGAGACCCTGTTCTCGTTCCTGGTTTGACTCCATTGTCAAAAGTGCCAAATGAAGAAGCAAGCACAGATGAAAGTGAGAAAACAATTGCATTTGATGCCTCTGTTGGAGCCTATGAAGCTAAGGATGATTTTGTACCAGAG TTAGTGGAGAAGCAAGAACCAGATGGTGAAGCACCTCAACGAGCaccttccaaaattttcaatgaTGAGGAAGAAAAGCTTGAGACAGAATTTGAACAAAAGCTTCATTTACCAAAAAGAGAAGAGCAGTCTTACTCAGAGCAAATCAATGATGATGTATTGCAAAATGACATGCAATGGGGTCGCAAAACACTGCAGAAGTTTCTAACTAATTTAGGATTACTTTAG
- the LOC108994920 gene encoding RNA polymerase II C-terminal domain phosphatase-like 2 isoform X2, with amino-acid sequence MSRLGFKSVVYHGDLCLGELDAIPVKDQNFQFPNHEIRIHHISPQSERCPPLSILQTISSFSVRCKLESSSPVEQSHLITLHASCFYEFKTAVVLIGDEEIHLVAMPSKQKKFPCFWCYAVPAGLYDASLGMLNLRCLAIVFDLDETLIVANTMKSFEDRIEAIRSWIVRENDSLRASVMTAEMKRYIDDRALLKQYTENDTVVDNNGKPFNAQLEEVPPLSDNHERVVRPVIRLQEKNIVLTRINPDNRDTSVLVRLRPAWEDLRSYLTAKGRKRFEVYVCTMAERDYALEMWRLLDPEAHLIDSKQLLDRVICVKSGSRKSLLNVFQDAMCHPKMAMVIDDRSKVWEDKDQPRVHMVPAFTPYYAPQAETAHAVPVLCVARNVACNVRGYFFKEFDENLLRRISEIFYEDEVVNLPPAPDVSNYMISEDAGFVPNGNTNAPISEGMNGLEVERRLNPTDEKCANDSATHSLTNSSEYRHEASKPPVAILPNAIGPASSRTLMPSQKPGLLGAPVRRDCISSDRDYDMKRGLLTMKHGLDSRIQSSGEPPLLSRLPTQSGSLMQPQGGWLMEDDISRGHLNSRPSGFVPEADALKPDKQSAHLMPFSPSTPGSTPTALPSQTSQGKVEEACASYDTLKQNLPPASLPSGFLQRLLDLKIRCLLAEIFKLKLENQTCYLLLYLLEYCKRLDEDATPRSSSGLLSAPVRICNFLLRFCSLARR; translated from the exons ATGAGTCGTTTAGGGTTTAAATCGGTGGTATATCACGGCGACTTGTGCTTGGGAGAGCTGGACGCTATTCCGGTCAAGGACCAGAATTTCCAGTTCCCGAATCACGAGATTCGTATCCACCACATATCGCCACAGAGTGAACGATGCCCTCCGCTCTCAATTCTCCAAACGATTTCTTCGTTTTCCGTTCGGTGCAAGCTCGAGTCGTCCTCGCCGGTCGAACAGTCCCATCTGATCACTCTCCACGCCTCCTGCTTCTACGAATTCAAG ACGGCGGTGGTATTGATTGGAGACGAAGAGATTCACTTGGTTGCAATGCCAAGTAAGCAGAAGAAGTTTCCGTGCTTTTGGTGCTATGCGGTTCCTGCAGGTCTGTACGACGCAAGCTTAGGAATGCTAAATTTACGTTGTCTGGCAATCGTATTTGATCTCGACGAGACGCTCATTGTTGCGAACACCATGAAGTCATTCGAGGATAGAATTGAGGCCATTCGAAGTTGGATTGTACGCGAGAATGATTCGTTGCGTGCGTCAGTAATGACTGCCGAAATGAAGCGGTACATAGATGATCGAGCGCTATTGAAGCAGTACACAGAGAATGACACCGTGGTCGATAATAATGGGAAGCCATTTAATGCTCAATTGGAGGAGGTTCCACCACTATCTGATAACCATGAAAGAGTTGTTCGGCCAGTAATTAGATTGCAAGAAAAGAATATTGTCCTCACTCGTATCAATCCTGAT aATCGTGATACCAGTGTGCTTGTGAGGTTACGACCTGCGTGGGAGGATCTGAGAAGTTATTTAACTGCAAAAGGAAGGAAACGGTTTGAAGTTTATGTATGTACAATGGCAGAAAGAGATTATGCCCTGGAAATGTGGAGGCTTCTTGACCCGGAGGCACATCTTATAGATTCAAAGCAACTTTTGGACCGTGTTATCTGTGTCAAATCAG GCTCCAGGAAATCTTTGCTAAATGTCTTCCAAGATGCCATGTGCCATCCAAAGATGGCAATGGTAATTGATGACCGTTCGAAGGTTTGGGAAGATAAGGACCAACCACGAGTTCATATGGTTCCAGCATTCACTCCTTATTATGCTCCTCAAGCAGAG ACCGCCCATGCTGTTCCAGTCCTCTGTGTAGCAAGAAACGTTGCATGCAATGTCAGAGGTTACTTTTTCAA AGAATTTGATGAGAATTTATTACGGAGAATCTCTGAGATCTTTTATGAGGATGAGGTGGTAAATTTACCTCCTGCTCCTGATGTTAGCAACTACATGATATCAGAG GATGCTGGATTTGTACCAAATGGCAATACTAATGCTCCCATAAGTGAAGGAATGAACGGTCTTGAAGTTGAACGGAGATTAAACCCAACG GACGAGAAATGTGCTAATGATTCAGCTACTCATTCATTGACAAATAGTTCTGAGTATAGACATGAGGCCTCTAAGCCACCTGTTGCAATCTTGCCGAATGCCATTGGCCCTGCATCTTCAAGAACACTGATGCCTTCTCAGA AACCTGGGTTGCTTGGAGCTCCAGTTAGACGAGATTGCATCTCCTCTGATCGTGATTATGATATGAAGAGAGGACTCCTCACTATGAAGCATGGTCTAGATTCGAGGATTCAAAGCTCAGGTGAACCCCCCCTTTTGTCAAGATTGCCTACACAATCTGGATCATTGATGCAGCCACAGGGTGGCTGGTTGATGGAAGATGATATTAGTCGAGGGCATTTAAATAGTCGACCTTCGGGATTTGTTCCTGAAGCTGATGCGCTAAAACCTGATAAGCAGTCTGCACATTTAATGCCATTTTCACCTAGCACACCAGGATCTACTCCTACTGCTTTACCTTCACAAACATCCCAAGGGAAGGTTGAAGAG GCATGTGCTAGTTATGATACGCTAAAACAAAATCTTCCACCTGCAAGTCTGCCATCAG GTTTCTTGCAGAGGTTGCTGGATCTCAAAATCAGGTGTCTACTAGCAGAGATATTCAAACTGAAGCTGGAAAATCAAACATGCTACCTTCTCCTTTATCTATTGGAGTACTGCAAGAGATTGGACGAAGATGCAACTCCAAG GTCGAGTTCAGGTCTGTTGTCAGCACCAGTAAGGATTTGCAATTTTCTGTTGAG GTTTTGTTCACTGGCGAGAAGATAG
- the LOC108994894 gene encoding lactosylceramide 4-alpha-galactosyltransferase-like, which produces MMVRLKKFTGNYKMFDSQVFSLSRAKLRIFSTITFAALIFIIYTDSIASEISHQSLTFSDKQIVGELAAHERTELGRLRSSIGVLQIRSVQEETDNHHEVVVLDDEKDLPVPPLNVTEEDRIAWLRENISKFDIFKSNNITRLFHGRVLEFFNRDCEAHFFMTWISPAGSFGQREFLAMDSLFKAHPRGCLMILSKSMDSARGYRILKPLLDRGFKVVAVTPDLPFLFKNTPAKAWFNGIRRGEKDPGEIPLAQNLSNLLRLAVLYKYGGIYMDTDFIVLKPLTGLKNSIGAQSMDMESKKWSRLNNAFLAFDMNHPLLFKFMQEFAYTFDGNKWGHNGPYLVSRVVERVRRRPGYNFTVLPSMAFYPVDWLRISGLFQAPKNQANSKWVKAKLLQLSGETYGIHLWNRQTNRLAIEEGSVMESLISDHCVVCQQIHTSLKHQSY; this is translated from the coding sequence ATGATGGTCAGACTCAAGAAATTTACAGGGAATTATAAGATGTTTGATTCCCAGGTATTCAGCCTCAGCCGTGCCAAATTGCGAATCTTTTCTACCATCACGTTCGCTGCGTTGATCTTTATCATCTACACCGACAGCATAGCCTCTGAGATTTCCCACCAATCTCTTACTTTTTCCGATAAGCAAATCGTCGGCGAGTTGGCGGCTCATGAAAGAACCGAATTAGGACGACTGAGATCGAGTATCGGAGTCCTTCAAATACGTTCCGTGCAAGAAGAGACTGATAATCATCatgaagtagtagtacttgACGATGAGAAGGATCTTCCGGTTCCTCCACTGAATGTCACAGAAGAAGACAGGATTGCTTGGTTGCGGGAAAATATATCGAAGTTTGACATTTTCAAGTCAAACAACATCACACGGCTGTTTCATGGTCGGGTTCTGGAGTTCTTCAACCGTGACTGCGAGGCTCACTTCTTCATGACATGGATTTCCCCGGCAGGGTCGTTTGGGCAGAGAGAATTCTTGGCGATGGACAGCCTTTTCAAGGCTCACCCTCGAGGTTGCTTAATGATTTTGTCAAAAAGCATGGACTCTGCAAGAGGATACAGGATTCTAAAACCGCTCCTTGACCGGGGATTCAAAGTCGTCGCAGTGACACCAGACTTGCCATTTCTGTTCAAAAACACACCGGCCAAAGCTTGGTTTAATGGGATTAGGAGGGGGGAAAAGGACCCCGGCGAGATTCCGTTAGCTCAAAATCTATCCAATCTGTTGAGACTTGCAGTTTTATACAAGTATGGAGGCATTTACATGGACACCGATTTCATTGTGTTGAAACCTCTAACTGGGTTGAAGAATTCAATTGGAGCACAGAGCATGGATATGGAGTCCAAGAAATGGAGCAGGTTAAACAACGCATTCTTGGCGTTTGACATGAATCATCCACTTCTGTTCAAATTTATGCAGGAATTTGCATACACATTTGATGGGAATAAATGGGGACATAATGGTCCCTATTTGGTTTCCAGGGTGGTTGAGAGAGTAAGGAGGAGACCTGGTTACAATTTCACAGTCTTGCCATCAATGGCCTTCTATCCGGTGGATTGGCTTAGGATCAGCGGGCTTTTCCAGGCACCGAAAAACCAGGCCAATTCCAAATGGGTAAAAGCCAAGCTGCTTCAGCTAAGTGGAGAGACTTACGGGATTCACCTATGGAACAGACAAACAAACAGATTAGCAATCGAAGAGGGAAGCGTCATGGAAAGTTTAATCTCAGATCACTGTGTTGTTTGCCAACAGATACATACTTCCTTGAAACACCAAAGTTACTAA
- the LOC108994927 gene encoding uncharacterized protein LOC108994927 isoform X2, which translates to MRTLPSSTSKIIFDKLVVPPKECLLLRPETCSLLRSQKVVNFGLLHLISVRHKAAHPVVTSLSSKTQIGFLGCKIWKNVKLSFSQADLETAETQSQETCQSKTVHVRFQLQKRCIFGEQFLVVGDDSMFGLWDPASAIPLNWSDGHMWTVELDIPAGKAVKFKFILKEITGNIVWQPGPDRIFQTWETENMVTVCEDWDNAEFQKIIEEEQLADPNEHSMVDSEMMIVSENFSHPKEEVVSHVNQGSAIAYGDTAPDQKPIIEPHKEKFIADNITLPQEKPKAIVADNISYSNENPKVSASSKMFGAIVSDPKEESTAIPNEVAIIAEELLGNNGSVLTVENPGSTHIEGNLINHGDPVLVPGLTPLSKVPNEEASTDESEKTIAFDASVGAYEAKDDFVPEWRSKNQMVKHLNEHLPKFSMMRKKSLRQNLNKSFIYQKEKSSLTQSKSMMMYCKMTCNGVAKHCRSF; encoded by the exons ATGAGAACCCTACCGAGTTCAACCTCCAAGATCATCTTTGACAAGTTGGTTGTTCCACCCAAAGAGTGTCTTCTTCTTAGGCCCGAAACTTGTTCCCTGCTGCGGTCGCAGAAAGTTGTCAATTTTGGGTTATTGCATTTGATATCTGTGCGCCACAAGGCCGCACACCCGGTGGTCACTTCTCTCTCCTCGAAAACCCAG ATAGGATTTCTTGGCTGTAAAATATGGAAAAACGTTAAGCTTTCTTTTTCCCAG GCAGACTTGGAAACTGCAGAAACTCAGAGTCAAGAAACTT GTCAATCAAAGACTGTTCATGTAAGATTTCAGTTACAGAAACGGTGTATATTTGGTGAGCAATTTCTCGTAGTAGGGGATGATTCTATGTTCGGCCTATGGGACCCTGCAAGTGCAATTCCGTTGAATTGGTCAGATGGTCATATGTGGACTGTTGAGCTG GATATACCTGCTGGAAAAGCAGTCAAGTTCAAGTTTATACTAAAAGAAATCACTGGGAATATCGTGTGGCAACCTGGTCCCGATCGAATTTTTCAGACATGGGAAACTGAGAATATGGTCACTGTTTGTGAGGATTGGGACAATGCTGAGTTTCAGAAGATAATAGAGGAAGAGCAATTAGCTGACCCAAATGAACACTCAATGGTTGACTCGGAAATGATGATTGTTTCTGAGAACTTCAGTCATCCAAAAGAGGAAGTGGTATCTCATGTGAACCAGGGATCTGCCATTGCATACGGCGATACAGCTCCAGATCAAAAACCAATTATAGAACCACACAAGGAAAAATTCATTGCCGATAACATTACTCTTCCACAAGAGAAGCCCAAAGCTATTGTTGCAGATAATATAAGCTACTCAAATGAGAACCCCAAAGTGAGTGCTAGTAGCAAAATGTTTGGTGCAATAGTTAGTGACCCAAAAGAGGAATCTACAGCTATCCCAAACGAGGTTGCAATAATAGCAGAGGAGCTTCTTGGAAATAATGGCAGTGTTTTGACAGTCGAAAACCCGGGAAGCACACACATTGAAGGAAATCTGATTAATCATGGAGACCCTGTTCTCGTTCCTGGTTTGACTCCATTGTCAAAAGTGCCAAATGAAGAAGCAAGCACAGATGAAAGTGAGAAAACAATTGCATTTGATGCCTCTGTTGGAGCCTATGAAGCTAAGGATGATTTTGTACCAGAG TGGAGAAGCAAGAACCAGATGGTGAAGCACCTCAACGAGCaccttccaaaattttcaatgaTGAGGAAGAAAAGCTTGAGACAGAATTTGAACAAAAGCTTCATTTACCAAAAAGAGAAGAGCAGTCTTACTCAGAGCAAATCAATGATGATGTATTGCAAAATGACATGCAATGGGGTCGCAAAACACTGCAGAAGTTTCTAA
- the LOC108994927 gene encoding uncharacterized protein LOC108994927 isoform X1: protein MRTLPSSTSKIIFDKLVVPPKECLLLRPETCSLLRSQKVVNFGLLHLISVRHKAAHPVVTSLSSKTQIGFLGCKIWKNVKLSFSQADLETAETQSQETCQSKTVHVRFQLQKRCIFGEQFLVVGDDSMFGLWDPASAIPLNWSDGHMWTVELDIPAGKAVKFKFILKEITGNIVWQPGPDRIFQTWETENMVTVCEDWDNAEFQKIIEEEQLADPNEHSMVDSEMMIVSENFSHPKEEVVSHVNQGSAIAYGDTAPDQKPIIEPHKEKFIADNITLPQEKPKAIVADNISYSNENPKVSASSKMFGAIVSDPKEESTAIPNEVAIIAEELLGNNGSVLTVENPGSTHIEGNLINHGDPVLVPGLTPLSKVPNEEASTDESEKTIAFDASVGAYEAKDDFVPELVEKQEPDGEAPQRAPSKIFNDEEEKLETEFEQKLHLPKREEQSYSEQINDDVLQNDMQWGRKTLQKFLTNLGLL from the exons ATGAGAACCCTACCGAGTTCAACCTCCAAGATCATCTTTGACAAGTTGGTTGTTCCACCCAAAGAGTGTCTTCTTCTTAGGCCCGAAACTTGTTCCCTGCTGCGGTCGCAGAAAGTTGTCAATTTTGGGTTATTGCATTTGATATCTGTGCGCCACAAGGCCGCACACCCGGTGGTCACTTCTCTCTCCTCGAAAACCCAG ATAGGATTTCTTGGCTGTAAAATATGGAAAAACGTTAAGCTTTCTTTTTCCCAG GCAGACTTGGAAACTGCAGAAACTCAGAGTCAAGAAACTT GTCAATCAAAGACTGTTCATGTAAGATTTCAGTTACAGAAACGGTGTATATTTGGTGAGCAATTTCTCGTAGTAGGGGATGATTCTATGTTCGGCCTATGGGACCCTGCAAGTGCAATTCCGTTGAATTGGTCAGATGGTCATATGTGGACTGTTGAGCTG GATATACCTGCTGGAAAAGCAGTCAAGTTCAAGTTTATACTAAAAGAAATCACTGGGAATATCGTGTGGCAACCTGGTCCCGATCGAATTTTTCAGACATGGGAAACTGAGAATATGGTCACTGTTTGTGAGGATTGGGACAATGCTGAGTTTCAGAAGATAATAGAGGAAGAGCAATTAGCTGACCCAAATGAACACTCAATGGTTGACTCGGAAATGATGATTGTTTCTGAGAACTTCAGTCATCCAAAAGAGGAAGTGGTATCTCATGTGAACCAGGGATCTGCCATTGCATACGGCGATACAGCTCCAGATCAAAAACCAATTATAGAACCACACAAGGAAAAATTCATTGCCGATAACATTACTCTTCCACAAGAGAAGCCCAAAGCTATTGTTGCAGATAATATAAGCTACTCAAATGAGAACCCCAAAGTGAGTGCTAGTAGCAAAATGTTTGGTGCAATAGTTAGTGACCCAAAAGAGGAATCTACAGCTATCCCAAACGAGGTTGCAATAATAGCAGAGGAGCTTCTTGGAAATAATGGCAGTGTTTTGACAGTCGAAAACCCGGGAAGCACACACATTGAAGGAAATCTGATTAATCATGGAGACCCTGTTCTCGTTCCTGGTTTGACTCCATTGTCAAAAGTGCCAAATGAAGAAGCAAGCACAGATGAAAGTGAGAAAACAATTGCATTTGATGCCTCTGTTGGAGCCTATGAAGCTAAGGATGATTTTGTACCAGAG TTAGTGGAGAAGCAAGAACCAGATGGTGAAGCACCTCAACGAGCaccttccaaaattttcaatgaTGAGGAAGAAAAGCTTGAGACAGAATTTGAACAAAAGCTTCATTTACCAAAAAGAGAAGAGCAGTCTTACTCAGAGCAAATCAATGATGATGTATTGCAAAATGACATGCAATGGGGTCGCAAAACACTGCAGAAGTTTCTAACTAATTTAGGATTACTTTAG
- the LOC108994920 gene encoding RNA polymerase II C-terminal domain phosphatase-like 2 isoform X1 produces MSRLGFKSVVYHGDLCLGELDAIPVKDQNFQFPNHEIRIHHISPQSERCPPLSILQTISSFSVRCKLESSSPVEQSHLITLHASCFYEFKTAVVLIGDEEIHLVAMPSKQKKFPCFWCYAVPAGLYDASLGMLNLRCLAIVFDLDETLIVANTMKSFEDRIEAIRSWIVRENDSLRASVMTAEMKRYIDDRALLKQYTENDTVVDNNGKPFNAQLEEVPPLSDNHERVVRPVIRLQEKNIVLTRINPDNRDTSVLVRLRPAWEDLRSYLTAKGRKRFEVYVCTMAERDYALEMWRLLDPEAHLIDSKQLLDRVICVKSGSRKSLLNVFQDAMCHPKMAMVIDDRSKVWEDKDQPRVHMVPAFTPYYAPQAETAHAVPVLCVARNVACNVRGYFFKEFDENLLRRISEIFYEDEVVNLPPAPDVSNYMISEDAGFVPNGNTNAPISEGMNGLEVERRLNPTDEKCANDSATHSLTNSSEYRHEASKPPVAILPNAIGPASSRTLMPSQKPGLLGAPVRRDCISSDRDYDMKRGLLTMKHGLDSRIQSSGEPPLLSRLPTQSGSLMQPQGGWLMEDDISRGHLNSRPSGFVPEADALKPDKQSAHLMPFSPSTPGSTPTALPSQTSQGKVEEACASYDTLKQNLPPASLPSEVAGSQNQVSTSRDIQTEAGKSNMLPSPLSIGVLQEIGRRCNSKVEFRSVVSTSKDLQFSVEVLFTGEKIGVGMGKTRKDAQQQAAENALHSLAEKYVAYIAPRTGAVDTDFDKLSLGNENGFLWDIFSPGADEPLREDGLPKESTSEASESEPGCPSNVLNQQVQKRANSPRLPTSISSKRSKDEVFRGPQSLPSFRQQKNGHPIS; encoded by the exons ATGAGTCGTTTAGGGTTTAAATCGGTGGTATATCACGGCGACTTGTGCTTGGGAGAGCTGGACGCTATTCCGGTCAAGGACCAGAATTTCCAGTTCCCGAATCACGAGATTCGTATCCACCACATATCGCCACAGAGTGAACGATGCCCTCCGCTCTCAATTCTCCAAACGATTTCTTCGTTTTCCGTTCGGTGCAAGCTCGAGTCGTCCTCGCCGGTCGAACAGTCCCATCTGATCACTCTCCACGCCTCCTGCTTCTACGAATTCAAG ACGGCGGTGGTATTGATTGGAGACGAAGAGATTCACTTGGTTGCAATGCCAAGTAAGCAGAAGAAGTTTCCGTGCTTTTGGTGCTATGCGGTTCCTGCAGGTCTGTACGACGCAAGCTTAGGAATGCTAAATTTACGTTGTCTGGCAATCGTATTTGATCTCGACGAGACGCTCATTGTTGCGAACACCATGAAGTCATTCGAGGATAGAATTGAGGCCATTCGAAGTTGGATTGTACGCGAGAATGATTCGTTGCGTGCGTCAGTAATGACTGCCGAAATGAAGCGGTACATAGATGATCGAGCGCTATTGAAGCAGTACACAGAGAATGACACCGTGGTCGATAATAATGGGAAGCCATTTAATGCTCAATTGGAGGAGGTTCCACCACTATCTGATAACCATGAAAGAGTTGTTCGGCCAGTAATTAGATTGCAAGAAAAGAATATTGTCCTCACTCGTATCAATCCTGAT aATCGTGATACCAGTGTGCTTGTGAGGTTACGACCTGCGTGGGAGGATCTGAGAAGTTATTTAACTGCAAAAGGAAGGAAACGGTTTGAAGTTTATGTATGTACAATGGCAGAAAGAGATTATGCCCTGGAAATGTGGAGGCTTCTTGACCCGGAGGCACATCTTATAGATTCAAAGCAACTTTTGGACCGTGTTATCTGTGTCAAATCAG GCTCCAGGAAATCTTTGCTAAATGTCTTCCAAGATGCCATGTGCCATCCAAAGATGGCAATGGTAATTGATGACCGTTCGAAGGTTTGGGAAGATAAGGACCAACCACGAGTTCATATGGTTCCAGCATTCACTCCTTATTATGCTCCTCAAGCAGAG ACCGCCCATGCTGTTCCAGTCCTCTGTGTAGCAAGAAACGTTGCATGCAATGTCAGAGGTTACTTTTTCAA AGAATTTGATGAGAATTTATTACGGAGAATCTCTGAGATCTTTTATGAGGATGAGGTGGTAAATTTACCTCCTGCTCCTGATGTTAGCAACTACATGATATCAGAG GATGCTGGATTTGTACCAAATGGCAATACTAATGCTCCCATAAGTGAAGGAATGAACGGTCTTGAAGTTGAACGGAGATTAAACCCAACG GACGAGAAATGTGCTAATGATTCAGCTACTCATTCATTGACAAATAGTTCTGAGTATAGACATGAGGCCTCTAAGCCACCTGTTGCAATCTTGCCGAATGCCATTGGCCCTGCATCTTCAAGAACACTGATGCCTTCTCAGA AACCTGGGTTGCTTGGAGCTCCAGTTAGACGAGATTGCATCTCCTCTGATCGTGATTATGATATGAAGAGAGGACTCCTCACTATGAAGCATGGTCTAGATTCGAGGATTCAAAGCTCAGGTGAACCCCCCCTTTTGTCAAGATTGCCTACACAATCTGGATCATTGATGCAGCCACAGGGTGGCTGGTTGATGGAAGATGATATTAGTCGAGGGCATTTAAATAGTCGACCTTCGGGATTTGTTCCTGAAGCTGATGCGCTAAAACCTGATAAGCAGTCTGCACATTTAATGCCATTTTCACCTAGCACACCAGGATCTACTCCTACTGCTTTACCTTCACAAACATCCCAAGGGAAGGTTGAAGAG GCATGTGCTAGTTATGATACGCTAAAACAAAATCTTCCACCTGCAAGTCTGCCATCAG AGGTTGCTGGATCTCAAAATCAGGTGTCTACTAGCAGAGATATTCAAACTGAAGCTGGAAAATCAAACATGCTACCTTCTCCTTTATCTATTGGAGTACTGCAAGAGATTGGACGAAGATGCAACTCCAAG GTCGAGTTCAGGTCTGTTGTCAGCACCAGTAAGGATTTGCAATTTTCTGTTGAG GTTTTGTTCACTGGCGAGAAGATAGGGGTTGGAATGGGCAAGACAAGGAAAGATGCTCAACAACAAGCTGCCGAAAATGCCCTTCACAGCTTAGCAG AAAAATATGTAGCATACATTGCACCTCGTACTGGGGCCGTGGACACAGATTTTGACAAGCTTTCTCTTGGGAATGAAAATGGATTTCTATGGGATATCTTCAGTCCTGGAGCGGATGAACCCCTAAGAGAAGATGGGTTGCCTAAAGAAAGCACTTCTGAG GCCAGTGAAAGTGAACCTGGGTGTCCTTCTAATGTATTAAATCAGCAAGTGCAAAAGCGTGCCAATTCCCCAAG GTTGCCGACTTCTATTTCTAGTAAACGATCAAAGGACGAGGTATTTCGTGGTCCACAAAGCCTACCATCCTTTCGACAACAGAAGAATGGGCATCCTATATCATGA